A region of the Exiguobacterium aurantiacum DSM 6208 genome:
GCACCTCACCGATCTCGGTCAACGTCAACTCGTCAAAATAAAAGAGTGAGACGACGAGCCGCTCTTTTTCGGACAGATGTTCGATTTCGGTCGTCAACACATCGATGAGCTCACGTTGCAACAGCGTCTCTTCCGGTTTCTCTGAATCCGGGTCAAAATACGTGACGGACATGACTTTTCCTTCTTCTTGTAACGTCACCGCCTCATCAATCGACAACATGTTAGCGAAATATCCTTCCGCCATCGCTTTCTCAATCTCTGAAACCGGCAACGCGCAGGCAGCGGCCAGTTCTTCTTTCGTCGGTGCGCGGTGCAACGACTGCTCGAGCTGTTCGGCGATTTGGTCGATTTTTTTGACCCGCTCCCGGACCGAACGCGGCAACCAGTCGATTTTCCGAAGTCCATCGATGATTGCCCCGCGGATCCGAAACGCCGCATACGTATCAAACTTATTGTTGTGTTCTGGATCATATTTCATGAGGGCATCGTACAATCCCATGTAACCCAAACTCTTCAATTCGTCGCGTTCGACGCTTTTCGGGAGCGTCACGATCATTCGTTGTACGTGATAATGGATGAGAAATTCATAATGAGATAATAGTTCGTTCGCCGTATCCATATCACGGTCACTGTTCCAACGATCCCACAACTGAGTAAGCTGAGTCGTCATGTCGATCCCCCCTTAAATTTCTTTTGTTCCTACACTGACAGTCCGAATCGATAAGACGGACGTCGCCACATCAAATTCGATCGTGCGGCCGTTATGGCCGCCGCAATCTTCAGCGACAAGCGGGATCCGGTGCGCTTTCAACGCTTTTCGAATCGCCTCGGCGTTTCGTTCACCGATTCGCATCGCCTCGTTCTCATACTTGAATTGAAACATTTGGGCGCCTCCGGCCATTTTCGCCTGCAACCGGTTCGCCCCGGCCTGATTTAATGATTTCACGAGCGCGTCGATCGCCGTATCGGCGTACTTACCTACCTCGATCGTCTGATGTTTGCGGGCGATATTCGAATCTGGCAACATGACGTGGGCCATCGCCGCCACTTGGGTGCGGACGTCAAACAGGATCACCCCGACACATGAACCGAGACCGGCCGTGCGAAGGCGGTTCGGTGCCGACGTCTGCTTCCATTCGGCGATGCCGATTTTGAGCACTTCAGCCATGGCCGAGCAACCGCCGTTCGATTTGTTTAAGTGAGCCGTGCGTCGGTAGGAACAACACATGGCCAGCACTCACTTTGTCGTCTATTAAGAATGTCGTATCGATATAAAGCGCCGCATCTTCTTCCGGTTGGACCGAAGTGACGACGAATTCGACGATCGACCCGGCCATGTCGATCGCTGTCGCCGGTACTTGAATCATGATCGGCGTCATGAGCCAATCGCTCAAGGCACGGGCATACGCCCCGCTCATAATGTTTCCGATCTCTTCCCAAGCCGACTGGCCGAGTTCGTCCGCCGCGGCGAACGTGAACGGCGTCCCAATCAATGATGTGACCATCGTCTCGGCATCGTCGACCGGGAACAAGATGAGGATCATGCCACTAATGTCTCCTCCGAGTTCGAGCAAGACGGACGCGACGTGCCGCTCGGGACCGCCGACACGTTCCGGCAAGTAAGTGATCGGTTCCATCTCGGCAGACGAGACGGTGATGTTGACCGGTTTTGCCAAGAGTGTCGACAACGCCGTGGCGGCGTGACCCGACCCGATGTTGCCGAGCTCTTTCAACAAATCTTGTTCAAACTCACTCAGCATGCTGGTCCTCGAACAAGGCGTTGGCGTCGA
Encoded here:
- a CDS encoding FliA/WhiG family RNA polymerase sigma factor is translated as MTTQLTQLWDRWNSDRDMDTANELLSHYEFLIHYHVQRMIVTLPKSVERDELKSLGYMGLYDALMKYDPEHNNKFDTYAAFRIRGAIIDGLRKIDWLPRSVRERVKKIDQIAEQLEQSLHRAPTKEELAAACALPVSEIEKAMAEGYFANMLSIDEAVTLQEEGKVMSVTYFDPDSEKPEETLLQRELIDVLTTEIEHLSEKERLVVSLFYFDELTLTEIGEVLDLSTSRISQIHSKALKTLKAALGRSYLEEKTS
- a CDS encoding chemotaxis protein CheD, which codes for MAEVLKIGIAEWKQTSAPNRLRTAGLGSCVGVILFDVRTQVAAMAHVMLPDSNIARKHQTIEVGKYADTAIDALVKSLNQAGANRLQAKMAGGAQMFQFKYENEAMRIGERNAEAIRKALKAHRIPLVAEDCGGHNGRTIEFDVATSVLSIRTVSVGTKEI
- a CDS encoding chemotaxis protein CheC, coding for MLSEFEQDLLKELGNIGSGHAATALSTLLAKPVNITVSSAEMEPITYLPERVGGPERHVASVLLELGGDISGMILILFPVDDAETMVTSLIGTPFTFAAADELGQSAWEEIGNIMSGAYARALSDWLMTPIMIQVPATAIDMAGSIVEFVVTSVQPEEDAALYIDTTFLIDDKVSAGHVLFLPTHGSLKQIERRLLGHG